GTACGGTAATACTGTAGTTGCCATCCGTTCAATTGACTGTCGACAGCGTGCTTTTTTTGCCTATCTGATAAAAGCCAATCAatttttacaactttttttcttacttttctatatttatattgAACTCGAATATAATGGACCCATTAAGgggaaaaacttttaaaaataagaaatcatgaaaaataaccaCCGAAAAGTGTGCGGCTCATCGGTAAGCCACATTTTTCCACGCGACCAAAAAAAAGCGCGGATCCCCAATGACCCGCGCTAGCGTCTAAGTGTTAAGTATATCGTTAActgtttgaaatattattaaaaccattttttttcaacataaagtttttttctctgaaaatcatAAGATATCCGTTGGTGCAGTTATATAGGAGACAAAATATAAATGAGAGTAGCTTAACTTATAGTACTTTTCAAACTTCttatataattaatataatagaatTAATTATAGGTAgttataattaattactaGAGTAATTATAATTCTATCATTCGTTGCTTCAGATAATCGAGTCAGTGCTCGACTAATATTCATCTTTGTCAGTACTTATGTGCCATTTAGCAAATTTTGGTGCAAAATTGAAGCCATTTTCCATAAATCTAAGAacaggtgtagcgcaattgGTTTCGTTGcgactgcacgatcaatcggaggttcgattccaccctggtgccaaccaatcctttcatctttttggGGTAAAGTGGTACCAATTTTGTCCGGGTGGATAAAAAgtctgacttgacacatcggctaacacccgcaagtgattgtataggccggttttttttccattatataGGTTcctaaaccttaaacgattctgaattaaagtggaTGCGTtagcgggtcccaagcggattgattcaACGTCGGACACGTTATCCTGTATTCTTTATCCATTATTCTGCACATACAGTTAGTTTTAGGTCTAGAACGAGGCAAATACTTAacgaacattttatttttgctaccagtttgtttcttttttttttagaaaaaatggaattcccTTCCTTCTCAGATCACCTTTGTtcgttaattttcatttttagaaataacCGCAATACATTGTTGTTTCTGCAAAATAAgtgcaaaataaacaaaataaaatatcaaaataaaacgCATGATATCCTgagaagtaataaaaatatcaacTAACAATTCTTTTTAAACGAATCATACAAGGTGGTTGTGTATATGAGTGAAACGTTTTTATCCATCATATTCATCATAAGTGACTTGAGCTGATCCTGTACGGAAGTTTCGTATCGCAATAAACAACTCGACAACTTCATTTATGTCGAATTTTTTTGCGCTGCCGAAAGTTTCCGATCACAGCACGAGCATTCTTCTGTTGCACACGTTATTCGTCGTGAATACAATCAAATAATTAATACCTAACAAGCAAAGTTGCAATTATTAGTCTGTACAAAAAATGAGAGCACGTAAGAGATGAGCATTAGTTCAATCAATCGATACAATTAGTGTAAGCCGGTGAGATCGTACACGTTAAAAGAAGCGCATCACTGAAACTGACGATTTTATGGTCTCTGTGGGAAAATATACAGTTCGGGGCGTAGATTACGACTATAAGCGTGGTCGCGGTCAGCTCCCCTTAACGGTCctcaaaaacggcgtgggaaactgcGTTTGTTCctgcgaggtacgttagaaggCGGCACCTTTACGAACGCCCCGCATCTACGAGCGAGCAGTCGAgtagatcaatgaggtctcctcatcagcctattcaaCTGAAACCAATCGATAGGCTCCTGAAGGGACTGGAGCGTGCAGAAGCGGGGGCGTCATAACGTGCTTCGTAGGGATAAATGtcgttttccacgccgtttttcaggacgactaaGAGGAATTGATTGGAGCCTAGCTCATACTCGTCATCTGCACTCCTAGTTCTATATGTTCCCATAGGTTTTCcaactacgtcaatttcgtggtacgccgccttcgaaaaaaaacgaagcattTCTTAAATGCATTCCCAAGCTATGAACAGATAATAGCAAATAATAACTCGTAGAAAGTCCTAGACGTATGCACAAAGGATAATGGAATTACAGACTAGCAAACTACGTTAGCAATCCTGTAAACTTCCTATTTAGTACTGGCATGCAAGCACAGCACTAACTAGTTGTTAATATATCAAAAATTCTGACGATGCTCACACCAGGGCCAATAATGCTTACATGCAAAAATGTCTCCGAATTCCTGACCTCCCAAGCGATGATCGATCTACGCCTGGTTGGGAGACCATCGAACAGTCTTTCTGGAACGATGCGCTCGGAAATCGATACATGATAGTCCTTGATCGAGCGCTTTCCGTTGTACCAATCCTAAAATAGCATGGGTTAATAATGGCGGTCGAAATAAGCCTGGATACTTGTGACTGTTTTTTCTCTGTGTATTGGTATCTTTCCCTACATTGCTGTTAATAGGTGTACGGTATTTTATTGCTTATAGTCGGGTGacaaagacatgaagcacggtgcagttgcgtaagcggttgcgctcaaagcggtgcggatCGGTTTggaatcgaggcgggaccatcgcgaCCTGAAGTAATAGCAGGTAGCAAGGGTTCTGCGTTCGTTACGCCCCACTgaaccgcttcaagcgcaagagcttacgcaactgcacggtgcttcatctcgtttttaTCCGACTAGACATTTGTTACTAAGTCAGAATGGCATGTATTAAAGAGATTAAATTTGGgagattaaaagaaaattgcatGCTTCATTCATACAGTGGAATCAAAACTGTATGACTTGTCCTGTAACTGCGAAAGCCGTTTTACTCAAAGTGGAACGATGGGACCTCTGCTCAGCAACGCAGCCCCTACTGCAGCTACGCAAGGGTCCCACTGCGAGCAAAATCGCAATTTAAGTCGTAAGTATGTAATAGGGTTGTGCAAAAATTGTCTGTCtcgaaggcatcaccccacgaatctggagtgatacggattttcggtggagtattcgtatacgggatggtagattattgagagaagggtgattccgttcatttcttcttaattgccgtagaaaacggcccggaagatacggtttcgagcgttccggcgcactattttctacaaggagttcgattgcttccgagtcgttttttacggcgattaggaagaaatggacggaatcacccttctctccataatctacgatcccgtatacgaatactccacctgaaatccgtaccacttcagattcgtggggtgatgcctttaattgcccCAACATTTTGAGGTGTGACTTAATGGATGGCTTACGCAGACCAACCCAGTAGCACATAAATGCCTACCAAAAGAATTCGCCGCAGTCCTGCCACCGTTAACCTCGAACACTCGTAGATTGTGAGGTACTGTGCATCGAGTAATAATAGATCGTTGTCGGTGATTTGTGAGTTGATGAGATTCAAATGCATAATCTGAAAACACGCTATAATAACAATGCGACAAGGAAAAGTTAAAGTGCTCAAAGGAGcgggtgtaacgcagtcggtgagagggtTCGTTGTGACTGCACggatggtcgatggttcgaaacagccacagtgtcaaccaagcccttcatccctccgggatcgataagttggtaccagacttgtctggaaggataaaagcactgacttgacccattggctagcccccgcaagtcattgtatacgccagttacacattcgtgaacctcaaacgattctgaattgaagtgaacgtgttggtgcatcccaagtgggtTGATTGACACCAGACTCTTCAtcctttgaaaggaaaaaggatagcgttaatcaatccgcttgggacctgccACCAggttcacatcaattcagaatcgtttgaggtttacgaacgggTGTTGACCTACGCAATGACTTGCAgaggctggccgatgtgtcaagtcagtgtttttatcctcccagacaagtctggtaccaatttatcgaccacgaagggataaaaggtttggtgagcactagagcggattcgagcCTCCtatcgatcatgctgcagccacagccgaatctcttaccgactgcgctacactgccctcttaaaggcatcactccacgaatctgaggtggtatggatttcaggtggagtattcttataagggatagtagattatggagagaagggtgattccgtacatttcttcctaattgccataaaaaacggcccggaagatacggcttcaggcgctctggcgcactattttctacagagagttcgactggagcgcgccagccttgtgcggcgccgcatcttccatttttacaaattaagaattaatttgcaaaaaacggcaattaagaagaaatggatgcaATTagcctcctctccataatctactatcccttgtaagaataatccacctgaaatctgcaccacctcagattcgtggggtgatgcctttaaacttttACCTTTTGATTAACTAGAAACTAAATCAACACTTATCCACTTTTACCTTCCGAAACGTTGCATGTTCGCATAATTTCTTTACACTGAGATCATCGAAATCCGTGGCGAACTCGATCGCAACTTGCTGCGGTTTCAAAGCTTCCAACAATGTGATCACCGCGTTCACACTCATCTGACATCTGGCGAACACCGCTCGAAACGTCGTCGATTTCGAATCAACGATATGTTTCGCCCATTCGTCGGCCACATGATCTGGCACGTGCATCTAAACGAATTTCActattatttatatgtataaAACGGAATTCTACCCCGGCgctttaattaattagttaaatttttatttttattataatttgaggtttacggacgcGTAACTActctttacaatgacttgcgggtcTATCCTATGTATCGcttcagtgcttttatcctcccagactagCCTGGTACCACTTTAttgaccacggagggatgaaaggcttggttggcactagggtggaatcgaacctccggcCGATTATTCTGTAGCTACTGCAGGACTTCTTACCGACTATGCTACACCGCCACCTTTAACCCCGTAAACCTTTACCCtctaattaaataaaattaatcaaacCTTATCCAtctttataataattaataacataatataataaataataagaatataataattagtaacaagtaatataataaatttaataataatttttattactttaatttataattttcaatattttatttgattttagtATTGCTTTTGGGGATTCCTTTTACCTGAAATCTGATCGTATCGATATCTGCGCATCTCAGTTGTCGAAACGTCTGTTCATCCACGTACGGACCTGGCAGCGGATATTTATAATCTTCCCATCGGCTTCTCCTCAGGTATCGTTCCACTATGAGTTCTCCCTAAGAGATGAGGAGATCAATTACAGTACTATGTGTCTGTACTGTTGTGAATTGTGCAGCTCAGTTATACCTCTTTAAACACAGCCATGTAGATCATTTGCCTGGCAAGCGTGCTTTGATGTCGATGAATTAAGGAGTTCATAAATTGACAAACCGCCTTCATCCGTCCTATTGTTTGTTCATCGATCTAAATATCGGACGGTTAAGATCACAATCGATCAACGCGCACAGTCAGACCTGATGGTATTGATCGAATATTAACTATATTAACTATCaaataattttcgaaaaaaaattaacagaaaCCATTGAAATGtgcaaattgaaatttttttatttattcgcgaGATACACGTCTGAATGcctttcatcaatttttttgtgcacATTCTTTTAAAGATTTCAGAGATTCTTACACAAGTATCAACGAATCTACCGATTcggacaaaataaataaatctgtaAAATCTACGAAATAATTCTCGGGTTAAAATTTTACCGATAGCGCATCGATTAGGTTTCCAGATTCCATTGACAATAACCGATTgtcgattcttctctttttttaatgttctcactcagacaaatgtgttttgtcttgttttttctttcttttggtgcaccattgatgtaaataaataagtaaataaatagataaatgagTGATTTCATCCAAACTTTGCATACGTGCATACATTTTCCAACTGGCTGCCTAACAAAGACTATATCCTGTATCGATCATATTGATTTTGACCCATTTTTAAGCTAAACTGGGTAGAAAGTTGCCTCCAGCGCTTAACGTATGCTCCGATTGAgcacatatttatatttaataatcacgttgcaaaaaaaaaagaaatcaatttcaTTACTTTGCGGTAGGAGGGAAAATCTCACGTGAATTATTCTATGCACTGACTATGTACAACATGGGTGCTATGCACTATgcacaaaaatttccataGATCATCTTATTATCGTAGCGTCTAGGATGAAAATGGGCAAAAACCAATACGATCAATGAACGAATCGATAACCTCCTATACTAAAACTATTTTAGTCACCTGAAATTGTAAGTGTGTAAGATTAAagtcataaaggataaagtcactggggtatcaatccacttgggatgcgccaaagcgttttactggaattcgtaatagttgaggtttttggacaCGTATTGgacataaaatgacttgcggtggctagccgttgtgttaagtcagtgcttttatcctcccagacaagtctggtaccaatttgtcgaccccggagggatgaaaggtttggtgagcggttttgaaccctCGACTGtgcggctacagcggacctctaaccgactgcgccacacccgttCCGTATGCAAAGTTTGGTCACATAATCAAATAACCATACCCTACCCATCCTTCATCAATGTGCTCCTGGCAAGACACTTGTTTAATGGATTTtacagatttatttatttattgattattttctctcatagttaaaggcatcaccctacggatctggggtggtacgtatttcaggtggagtattcgtaggagatcgtagattatggagagctgggtgattccgtccatttcatcctaattgccgtagaaaacggcccggaagatgcggtgcgtgcacaaggctggcgcgctccgatcgaactcgttgtggaaaacagcacgccggaacgctcgaagccgtatcttcaggccgtttttttac
The Necator americanus strain Aroian chromosome I, whole genome shotgun sequence genome window above contains:
- a CDS encoding hypothetical protein (NECATOR_CHRI.G1054.T2) encodes the protein MRSRLSEQLSDTVFKTKFWMDVTTTHIFDLAPELLVKILKEIDEQTIGRMKAVCQFMNSLIHRHQSTLARQMIYMAVFKEGELIVERYLRRSRWEDYKYPLPGPYVDEQTFRQLRCADIDTIRFQMHVPDHVADEWAKHIVDSKSTTFRAVFARCQMSVNAVITLLEALKPQQVAIEFATDFDDLSVKKLCEHATFRKIMHLNLINSQITDNDLLLLDAQYLTIYECSRLTVAGLRRILLDWYNGKRSIKDYHVSISERIVPERLFDGLPTRRRSIIAWEVRNSETFLHTLQDPRRESCCGRIAVCTRKKTWQDVAKISRGGNETRSRKYVQMDFLEHDVNIMLLLTECAETSSAGNLAEIGR
- a CDS encoding hypothetical protein (NECATOR_CHRI.G1054.T1), producing MDVTTTHIFDLAPELLVKILKEIDEQTIGRMKAVCQFMNSLIHRHQSTLARQMIYMAVFKEGELIVERYLRRSRWEDYKYPLPGPYVDEQTFRQLRCADIDTIRFQMHVPDHVADEWAKHIVDSKSTTFRAVFARCQMSVNAVITLLEALKPQQVAIEFATDFDDLSVKKLCEHATFRKIMHLNLINSQITDNDLLLLDAQYLTIYECSRLTVAGLRRILLDWYNGKRSIKDYHVSISERIVPERLFDGLPTRRRSIIAWEVRNSETFLHTLQDPRRESCCGRIAVCTRKKTWQDVAKISRGGNETRSRKYVQMDFLEHDVNIMLLLTECAETSSAGNLAEIGRKLDADFTTSHLAHLNIPT